A region of Mammaliicoccus sp. Dog046 DNA encodes the following proteins:
- the norA gene encoding multidrug efflux MFS transporter NorA: protein MKNKLNVLYFNIFLMFLGISIVIPVLPTILHDLDLNGSDLGLLVAVFALFQMIASPFGGRFADKFGKKIIIIIGLLLFSISEFIFAMGDSFSVLLLSRVLGGISAAFVMPGVNGMIGDLSTSENRAKNFSYMSAVINTGFIVGPGVGGFLAEISHRMPFYFAGGLGLVALLFSIVLLKETNDDDKTEEQKTTVKEPFPYKLFVVPVIIMLILSYGLASTETMYSLYTAEKGGFEPKDISIAITGGAIIGVIFQLFLFERLVGKIGEIKLTLFSLIYSMVILGAFLMASKYITLMLVSFVIFIGFDLIRPSMTNYFSKLAGNNQGTAGGLNSAATSVGNLIGPLVAGAAFDININFPLMIAIGFFFIAGIIIVFYKPDKLKF from the coding sequence ATGAAGAACAAATTAAATGTTTTATATTTTAATATATTTTTGATGTTTTTAGGAATTAGTATTGTCATACCCGTGTTGCCAACAATTTTACATGATTTAGATTTAAATGGAAGTGATTTAGGCCTGCTTGTTGCTGTGTTTGCCTTGTTCCAAATGATAGCATCGCCATTCGGTGGTCGCTTTGCAGATAAATTTGGTAAGAAAATCATTATCATCATCGGGTTGTTATTATTCTCCATTTCAGAATTTATTTTCGCAATGGGGGATTCTTTCTCAGTATTATTATTATCAAGAGTATTAGGTGGTATCAGTGCAGCATTTGTCATGCCTGGTGTAAACGGAATGATTGGTGACTTATCAACATCTGAGAACCGTGCGAAGAACTTTAGTTACATGTCAGCAGTTATCAATACAGGGTTTATTGTAGGGCCAGGTGTCGGTGGATTTTTAGCAGAAATCTCTCATCGCATGCCTTTTTACTTTGCAGGAGGTCTTGGATTAGTCGCATTATTATTCTCAATTGTGTTGTTGAAAGAAACAAATGACGATGACAAGACAGAAGAACAGAAGACAACAGTGAAAGAACCATTCCCATATAAATTGTTTGTCGTACCAGTGATCATTATGTTAATTCTTTCATATGGGTTGGCATCAACTGAAACGATGTATTCATTATATACAGCTGAGAAAGGTGGATTTGAGCCGAAAGATATTTCCATCGCCATTACTGGTGGTGCGATCATAGGGGTCATCTTCCAATTATTCTTATTTGAACGCTTAGTCGGTAAAATCGGGGAAATCAAATTGACACTATTCTCTCTTATTTATTCAATGGTTATATTGGGCGCTTTCTTAATGGCTTCTAAATATATAACATTGATGCTTGTGAGTTTCGTTATATTTATCGGCTTCGATTTAATTCGACCATCAATGACGAATTACTTTTCAAAATTAGCCGGGAATAACCAAGGTACAGCTGGCGGATTGAACTCCGCAGCGACAAGTGTCGGGAATTTAATCGGCCCATTAGTGGCAGGTGCAGCATTTGATATTAACATCAACTTCCCACTCATGATCGCAATCGGATTCTTCTTCATCGCCGGTATTATCATCGTATTTTATAAGCCAGACAAATTAAAATTCTAA